The following is a genomic window from Moorella sp. Hama-1.
TTTTCTGGGTTAGTAAGTTTTCCAGGGATTCCAGTAAATCAGCGTCAAACTCCTGGACCCGGCCGCATCCCAGGCAGATCATGTGGTGGTGGTGATGGGCCTCGTGCTGGCCAAGCTCATAACGGGTGCGGCCGTCACCGAAATTGATCTTGGTTAAGACGTCCAGGTCAGCCAGGAGTTCCAGGGTCCGGTAAACGGTGGCCAGACCAATATCGGGATGCTGGCTTTTAACAATACTAAAGACATCCTCAGCACTCAAGTGTTCTGTAGCGTGCTCCAGGAAGGTTTTAAGGATAAACTGGCGCTGGGGCGTCACCTTGTATTCTGATTGTTGGAGTTTTTGACAGATGGCATTAAGTTGCTCTTCCATTAAAATGCACCTAATTTTTCCCCGCGACCAGGGTCTCGGTAATCCCCTGGCCTGCCAGGGTCAGTTCGGGTTGGGCGGCAATCTTTAGTGCCCCCCGGTGGCGGCAGTACAGGCTTCTGGCCCCCAAGCGGGACAAGGCCCCGGTAGCCAGGACCATGGGGTCCTTGAGGGTCACCCCGGATGGCGGCACAACACCGGCCTGGAGGCTTACCTCCACGGGGAAATCGATGCCGTTTTTGTTTTCCTGCTCGTAAACCTGAAGGGTAAGGTTACCACTGGATCTTAACTCTTGCCCTTTCCGGGCCAGGTACAGGGCGGTTATTTCCTGGCCGCTGTAGAGCCGGTTGCCCCGGAAAGCGGCCCACAGGAAGGTATAATCGCCGGCGTAAAACCGGCCCAGGTAGGCCCCGGCCATGGCTTCATCTAGGAGAAAATTATAGCGGCGGTGATCGTGATAACCATTACCCTGGAAGCTGCTTCTGTCCCCTGCCACCTCCAGGGTGCCGCTGACCAGGGCCCGGGGGACGGGAACATTCCAGATGAAATATTTATTTCCTTTCTCGCCGTAGTTAATCCGGCCACCCCCGGGTTGCCAACCGGCCAGGAGGGGTTGAAATTTCAGGTCCAGGTTGATATCCCCCTCCAGCCACTGCAGGGAGAAATACTCTCCTTCCTGGCGGGCCCGGACACCCCCTGCCTGTAAATCCAAGTGGGAGCTGGCGGCTGTAAACGCAGTAGTAATTTCCCTGGTCACGGCTTCATGGCCGGGCCGGAAAAGGGTCAGTCCAACCCGCCCCTCCCGGTCGTAGACTGTCATCTGGACATTGAGATAGGTACCATCGTCGGCAGTAGCTTCAAAGAGCCAGCTCTCTTCTTCGCCCGCCTGTCCCTGGTAAGCGTCCCCGGCCGGCACCAGGGGCTCGTCGGACCGGGTATTGAAGTCGGTATCCTGCCAGAAGGAAAAGGTACTCTCACGCATTTAAACCCACTCCTTTCATTCACCCAGGGTATCCCATTTACCACAGCGACTGCCCCAACGGGCGATTAACTGGCCATCGGCTTCGATATTGACGATCTCACACAGGTTGGAACACCCCTGGCAGACAAAACTCCGGGCCTGGTAATCCTCCTCGGATACCTCGAAGCCCTTGAACTTTGTCCCCGGGTGTTTGGCTACATAATCCCGGGCCAGGAGGGCGGCCCCCAGGGCCCCCATGACGGCAAAATGGCGCGGGACAAGGATCTCTTCCTTCAGGGCCCGGGCGAAGGCCGCCCGGATGCCGGCGTTGGCAGCTACGCCACCTTGAAAGACGATGGGCGGCAGGATCTCCTTGCCCTTGGCGACGTTATTCAAGTAGTTACGTACCAGGGCTTCACAGAGGCCGCCGATGATGTCTTCTGTATTGTGCCCCATCTGCTGCTTATGAATCATATCGGACTCGGCAAAGACGGTACACCGTCCGGCGATGCGCACCGGGTTGTGGGACTTTAAAGCCATATCCCCGAAGTGTTCAATGGGGATCCCCAGGCGGGCTGCCTGCTGGTCCAGGAAGGAGCCCGTACCGGCGGCGCAGACGGTATTCATGGCAAAGTCGGTGACCACTCCCTGGCGCAGGATGATAATCTTGGAGTCCTGGCCGCCGATCTCCAGGATGGTCTGGACTTCCGGCACCTCCAGGCGGGCGGCTACGGCGTGGGCGGTAATTTCGTTTTTGACAATATCGGCACCGATGATGGCTCCGGCCAGGGTGCGGCCGCTACCGGTGGTACCGGCGCCGTTGATTTTGATATCCCCAGGCAGGGCGGCCGCCGTCTGGCGCAGGCCGTCCTTGACGGCCTGGATGGGCTGGCCGTGGGTGCGTAAATATAGGCTACTTAAAACCTCTCCTGCCTCAGTAATGACCACCACATTGGTGCTGACGGAACCGACATCAATACCCAGGTAACAGGGCTGCATGGCTTTTTGCCTCCATCTGCTCGCGGCGCTGGCGTAAGAGATCGACAAAGGCTTCCAGGCGGGTCTCGACCCCGGCCCGGCCTGTTTGCTCATCGATGGTCAGGCTCAGGACCGGTATGTTAAAATCACGGCTCACCCGGGGTAGGATACTCTTGGCTACAATCTCCGGGATGCAGGTGAAGGGAGCCAGCTGGACAACGCCGTCGAAGCCGTGTTTGGCGTAGAGGATGGTTTCACCGATACTGTTCTGACCGTGGCCGCCTATAAACTGATTGAGGTAAGGGTGGGCTGCCTGGCGGACATCCTCAGTGCCGTGGGCCAGGACATCAGTTGTCGTATAGTTGGTCAGATAAATAGAGCGGTTGGTAATGGCACCCATCTCGCCCAGGGTTTTTTCAATATCCTGGTTCATAAAGGGCTCCAGCAGGACGTAAATCTCCCCGACAATGCCAATTCGAAGGGGACGGCGGCTGTCGTCCCTGGGTACGGCCTTGAGCAACTGCCGGCACTCCTCACTGGCGGCAGCTATTTCTTTGAGGCTCCGCGCCCGGTCAACAATAGCCAGACACTCCTTGAAGGTACGGGTGGTTGCCCCACGCTGTAGTTCGTAGGGCCGGGTAACGGTAGCCAGTTGCTCCAGTTCATCCAGAAGCCGCAACTTAGCCCAGGCCCGGCGGATGACTTCGATAAAGGCCGGCCAGGAGAGATGGGCTTCTTTAAGGACCCGGCGCAATTTCCCAAAAAAGCTGCCCAGGCCCGTCAGGGGGGGATCAAAGACAAAGATCTCGAACTTAAACCCCAGATTACGTAAAATCTTTTCATGTAGCAGGCCGTAAAGGCCGGCCCGGCAGGGCCCCACCCCCCCCGAAGTGATGATCATCTCGGCGCCCCGGTTGAGGACCTCCAGGTAGGTGCCCAGGACGGTTTTAAAGGGGATGCAGGCAAACTCGGGGGCGTACTGGACCCCCAGGTCCAGGGTGGCCGGGCTGGGGTTAGCCGGTACAATGGCTTCGAAACCCATGTCCTCTACCAGCTGTTTAAACCCCAGGTAAGAATAGCCCATATGGGCAAAGGATACCTTTTTCACCGGTTCCCCCTCCTTTGCAAGAGCATATCAACAAAGGCCTCCAAGCGGGTATTCATGCCGGCATCCCCCGTTTGCTCGTCGATGCAGATGGACATAAAGGGAAGCTGGCCCCGGGTATAGTTGCGGATATCCAGTTCCATAATCTTATCCACCATGGCATCGGGACCGCAGCCAAAGGCAGTCACGTGGATGATGCCGTCGAGATCGCCCTGCCGGAGGTAATAGCTGGTGGCCCCGACGACCAGGTTGGAAAAGTGCCAGAAGAGCCGCCGCGGGAGTTGCCGGCTCAACTGGTAAAGGCGATCCGGCGGGATCATTTCCAGGGTCCGGATATTCACCCCCATTTTTTTCAGTTTGGCGATGATGTTCAGGCTGATGTAACCATCATATACCTGGTAAGGGTAACCTAGGACTGCCAGGTTCAAGGCTCCAGGTTGCCGGGCTGCGGGTTCCACTAGTTCGCCCCGTAGTTTGGCCAGGGCCTGGAGGGGAAGATAACCTTTGAGGAGTAGCCCCTGAAAGGCTTGCTGGTGGCGAGTGCCTTCCCGGTAAGCTGCCCAGGCTGCCCGGCGGCTGAAACCCAGGATTTCAGCCACGCCCCGGCAGGTAGGCCATAAACCCCACAGGTTACGGCCGGCATCGACCTGGAGGTCGATAAGGGGTGGCAACTTGCCCAGGGTGGCCCGCACCATATCCGGTAACCCAAGGAATTTGGGGCAAAAGGTGGCGTACCGGTTGATCCTGACCATGCGGGGGATAAAAAGAGCGTCGACTTTATCCTTGAGGGCCAGGACATGCCCGTGATAGAGCTTAATAGGAATACAGGCATCGGCTACAGCTTCCCGGGCACCGTCATCCAGGATGGCCTTGGTCGTCGGCGGTGAGGTAACGACCTCGGCACCCAGGCGATTAAAATAGGCCTGCCAGAAGGGAAAATGGCTGTAATATATCAGGGCAGTAGGAAAACCGATATGTAGGGACAAAAGTTTCCCCTCCTGCTGAACTCTCCTGCCTAAATTTCGACGTCCATTTAAAAAAACCTGCCAGGTTAGTGAAAGAGGCAGGTATTTTCTCATTACCCCGGGCATAGGGATAAGTTGAAAAGAGTTCAGGGAGGTGTCAGCTTGCCGCGAGCCATCTTAACAGGCCTGTTATGGTCCCTTTTAACTGGATTATTGCTGGCACTGGTGGCGGGGTTGCTCCTGTACTTTACGCCCCTTTCCGAAGGCCTGCTGCCGTTGTTGGCCAGCATTATCCTGGCCTTGTCCGTCTTTGGTGGCGGCCTGCAGGCGGCCCGGTTGGCCGCGGCCCGGGGTTTTGCCCAGGGAATGGGAGTGGGGCTCTCCTTCTTCCTGGTAATTCTGGCCCTGGGCTGGACTGCCACCCCCCTGTTCCTGGCGGCTGCTGCTAAAAAGCTGGGCCTCTGCCTGCTGGCCGGGGCCATGGGTGGCGTGGCCGGTATGGCCGGGAGGTAGGCTAATGGGCGCAGGTTATAAAGAGCCAGTAAAGCAACCCTCCGGCCAGGAGGCCCAGGCCAAAAATCAGGCGAAAGCGGGGACTGCCGGGCGGGGTAAATCCTCCAGGCCAGAGGGCCTGGTTTTTTTTATGGTTACAGGTGAGCATCCTTTCCCCCCTGTTCTTCAATGGCCTGGATCTTCCAGCGGCCTTGCTGGTTTAAAAGGAGGATCTTCTGGGGGAGGGAGATGGTTCCCCTGTTCTGGGCGACCCATTCGGCGTTGCCCCGGGCCCAGGCCGTACCGGCCTGGAGGTCAACCGCCTGTTCCTTGATTAAAAAGAAGACAAAACGCAGGGAGGGATCCTGCTGCCTGAGACTTTGCAACTGCTGGATAAAGGGTTTGCTGTTAAGGGCTGCCTGCAATTCGGGGCTTACCAGGGACCGGCAGGCTTCTTCCCTGCCCTCGTCCAGGGCCCGGTAAAAATCGTAGATTACAGCGAAGGGTTGGGCCTGTTGCCGGGCAGCGGCCGTTGCCGGCAGGGCCGGTTCACTACCCCGATCCCCGGGAAAAAGGGTAAACCACCCCCAGGTTAAACCGATGCCCAGGATTAAACCGGCAGCGAAGTACTTCCAAGCACGCATCTGCCCCACCTCCATGGTTAATTTTAGTGGCGGTGGGGTTCTTTTATGCTAAAAAAGAAGAGAGGTTGCCCCCTCATTCCTGGTGCAGGACTTTTTTCAACAGGCGTTTAAGGAAAGACGGCAGGGGGATGAAGTACACCCGCATCTCGGTCACCTCACTTTTTAACTTACCTCCCTAACTATACTATTAAGGCGGCAGGTAAAAAGTGCATGGCAGCCGGTAATCAATCTGGAAACCAGGCCTTGATCCGGTGAGGTGCCGCTGCGGGTTCCACCTCCGCCAGGGTTACCGGCGGCAGGGATTGGATGAAGTAGCGGCCGTAACGCTGGGAGAGGAGACGCCGGTCGAGGACTACCAGGACACCCCGGTCGCTGGTCCGGCGGATGAGACGGCCAAAACCCTGGCGGAAGCGGATAATGGCCTGGGGGAGACTCAAGGTGGCAAAGGCGTTCTGACCCCTGGCAGCCAGGTGCTCCGTGCGGGCGGCCATGATGGGCTGGCCTGGCGAGGGGAAAGGTAGGCGGGGGATGATGACACAGCGCAACAGGTCACCCGGCAGGTCGATGCCCTCCCAGTAACTGCTGGCTCCCAGGAGAACGGCCCGGGGGGTCTGGCTGAATTCCTCCAGCAACCGGGAACGGCTGCCGTCAATGCCCTGGGCCAGGACCGTGTAGCCGCTGCCAGCCAGGCTGGTGCTTAATAGTTCATAGACCTCCCGCAAAAAACGATGGGAGGTACAGAGAATCAGGGAGCGACCGTCGACGGCAGGACAGACGGCGGTTAAAACGGGTGCAATAGCCCGGGCGTAGTCGGCATCCCTTAACTGGCCGGGATTGGGCAGTCCCTTGAGGGCACAGACCAGGGCCTGGGACTGGTAGTCAAAGGGCGAGGCTACCTGACAACTGGTTACCCGGTCCTCCGGGAGTTCCTGCAAGCCAGTTTGCTGATGGTAAAAAGTAAAATTGTTGTTAACCGTCAGGGTGGCTGAGGTCAAGATGACAGCCTGCTTGCGGGAGAAGAGGAGCTCGGCCAGCAGGGGCCCGATCTCCAGGGGAGCGGACCGTAAGATATACTGATCATGGCTATTCTTCTCTACCCAGCCGATTGTTGTATCCGGGTCGGCGTCGAGGATTTGGCCCAGGTCATAGCTGTACTGGGCTACTGTATCCCCGAAATTGGCGGCATCGGCGGCCATCTCAGGAGCGCCGGCGGCATCCAGCAACTCGGAGAGGCGTTTCAGGCGGTTGGCCAGGCCGCAGAGGTTTTCTTCCAGGTTGCCGAAGGCCACCAGGAGGTTATCCCAGGCCGGGGTTTCTTTGAGATGGTTGGTAAAGCGCAGGGTATAGCCCGTTTCTTCCCAGCGGGCGGCCGCACTCAATCGCCCCAGGTTAACCCAGAAGCCCTGCCACCCGGCCAGGGCGGCATTTACAGTTATATCCATATCACCCAGGAACCGTAACAATCCCGGGTTTCCTTCCGGCGGCAGGCGGCGGGCGAGGTTCCGGGCCCGACCCAGGAAGGTGAAGGGCTGGTCACCCTTCCCCAGGCGGCGAAAGAAGAACTCACAGGCCGCCTGGCTGACATTGCTGCCCAGGTGCTCGGTAGCCGCCTCTTCCAGGTGATGGGCTTCATCGATGATCAGGTAGGGATAATCGGGCAGGACCTGGTTGTTTAACCGGACATCGCTCAGCAAGAGGGAGTGGTTGAGAATCAGGATATTGGCTCCTTCGGCCTGCCGGCGGGCGGCATTAAAGAAACAGCCTTCGTTAAAGGGGCAGGAGCTGCCGGCACAGGTCTCGGCATCGGCAGCCAGGGCAAACTTGAGGCCCTCTTCCTCAGGAGTGAGTTTCATTTCACTCCAGTCGCCGCTTGTTGTTAGATGCAACCAGCGTAAAACCCTGAGGGCCAGGAGACGCCCCTCCTCCCCGCCGGGGGGATTGTCCTGGAAGTCCCGCAGTTTACGCCGGCAAAGGTAGTTACTGCGACCTTTGACCAGGGCGGCTTTAAAGGGAAAGGGCAGGATCTCCCGCAGCCGGGGTAGGTCCTTTTCCCAGAGCTGCTCCTGCAGGCTGATGGTATGGGTAGCAATAGCCACCCGCTTTTGCTGGCTGCAGGCCCAGTAAATGGCCGGCAGCAGGTAGGCCAGGGACTTGCCTGTACCCGTGCCCGCCTCCACCGTCAGGTAGTGGTTATCGGCCAGGGCCGCGGCCACGGCCCGGAGCATAGCCACCTGCTGGGGCCGGTATTCATAACCGGCAATATGGCCGGCCAGGAGACCACCGGGAGCCAGCATTGCAACCAGGTCATCGACATTAAAATCCGGGACGGATCCAGGGTGGGGGGACGAACCTGCGGCCGGGGCGAAGAGGCCGGCTGCAGCCACCTCATAGTGGTTGGCCGGGGCTTCCCCGGCCAGGGCGGCCTGGAACCATGGCTGCAGACCAGGTGGGGCCAGGGCTAAAAAATTGGTTAACAGGTTACGATCCAGAGTCCGGGTGACCTCCCAGAGGGTCTCCAGGAGGCGGGCCGTAGTCAAGACATCAGCCAAGGCCCGGTGGTGCCCGGTGGCCTCCAGGCCCAGATGCTGGCTCATATAATCTAAACGATGGGAAGCCAGGCAGGGAAAGAGAATCCGGCTGAGGGTCAGGGTGTCCAGCAAAGGCGGATGCCAGTCCTGGCCCAGAACCTGGTTCAGGAAAGCCAGGTCAAAACTGCCGTTATGGCCGGCTGGTACGGCGTTATGGAATAACTCCAGCAGCCCTGGCAAAACCTCTGTCAGGGGCGGTGCCTGGCGAACCATAGCATCGCTGATGCCGGTGAGCCGCTCAATGGCCGGGGGGATAGGCCGGCCAGGGTTAACCAGGGTTTGAAATTGACCGGTGATGCCCCCCTCCTCCAGACGGACGGCGGCGATTTCGATTATTTTATCCCGGGCCGGATCGAGGCCGGTAGTTTCCACATCCAGGACGACATAAGTCTGGGGGAGCATTGCAGTACACTTCCTCTTTTTGGGGCCACCATCAGGCCAGGGTTACCAGGGGCTGGCCGCTGCTAACGGTGGCCCCGGCCTCCACCAGCACTTCCCGGACAACACCCCCGGTTGGCGCCGGGATCTCGTTTTCCATCTTCATGGCTTCAATAATTATCAGGACCTGGCCGGCGGTTACCCGCTGGCCGGGTTTTACCTTAACCTCGACTACCGTACCCGGCAGGGGCGCGGTAATGGTCCGGTTGTCCCGCGTTGGAGCAGGGGGTGCGGCTGCCAGCCGGCCGGGTTTGGGGATGACCCCAGGACCCGGGGCCAGGGACACTGCCGGGGCTGCGGGTTGCCCGGCAGGTTCCTGGTGTTCCTCTACTTCAACCTGGAAGGTTTCACCATTAACCGTTACCTGAAAATGACGTTTCAAACCGCCGGCCGCCTCCTTTCAAAGGCCAGGGAAGCGTTGATCAACTCCTGGCGGCCGGCCTGGCTCCAGCGGCGTGCCGGAGCGACCTGGGGCCGGATGGACGTGATTTGCCAGGAAGTGCTGCCGGGCCGCAGATAGACAGCCAGGGCGGCAGTAATGGCGGCGACAATCTCCGCCGGTATGGTTTCCGGGCGGGGGGCTTGCTGGTAGTAGGCGAACAATTCCGTTCCCTCCTTGGTCCGAAAATAGGGTCACATTTTCATGGTTCGCTGGGGCGGACGCTAGCCCTCTTACTAAACAGGGAAGTTGCCGTGCTTTTTACCCGGCCGGCTTTCTCGTTTGCTGAGCAAGGTTATGAGATGCCGGACCAGGTGCGGCCGGGTCAGGGCCGGGTCAATAACCGCATCCACCAGCCCCAGGCCGGCGGCCACGTAGGGGTTGGCGAACTTCTCCCGGTAGGCGGCGATTTTTTCCTGGCGTACCCGGGCCGGATCTTCCGCCTGGCTGATCTCTTGCCGAAAGATAATATTGGCCGCCCCGTCGGGACCCATAACGGCAATCTCCGCCGTGGGCCAGGCTGCCACATGATCGGCCCCCAGGGAGCGGGAGCACATGGCCAGGTAGGCACCGCCATAAGCCTTGCGCAGGACCAGGGTTAGTTTAGGTACCGTGGCCTCGGCATAGGCGTATAATAATTTGGCACCGTGCCGGATTATACCACCCTGTTCCTGGCCTACCCCGGGAAGATAACCGGGGGTATCCACCAGGGTCAGGAGGGGTATGTTGAAGGCGTCACAGAAACGGACGAAGCGCGCGGCTTTGTCGGCGGCGTCGATATCCAGGCAACCGGCCAGGTACTGGGGCTGGTTAGCTACAATACCTATAGTATACCCTGCCAGCCGGGCCAAGCCGATAACTATATTGGCGGCATACTGGGCCTGGACCTCCAGGAAGAGGCCATCATCAACCATGCCGTAGATAATTTCTTTGACGTCATAGGGTTTATTGGCATCCACCGGTACCAGAGCGCGCAAGTGGGGATTCTGGCGTTCCGTCGGGTCGGGACCGGGCCTGAAGGGGGGATCCTCCAGGTTATTGGCCGGGAGATAATCCAGCAGGGTCCGGATCAGGTGCAGGCAATCCTCTTCCGTCGGGGTCCGGAAATGGGCTACCCCGCTCCTGGTGGCGTGGGTGACAGCACCCCCCAGTTCTAAAGCACTGACTTCTTCGCCGGTAACGGCTTTGATGACCTGGGGACCGGTGATAAACATCTGGGCCGAATTATCAACCATAAAGATAAAGTCCATTAATCCCGGCGAATAGACGGCCCCACCGGCACAGGGGCCCATGATGGCGGCGATCTGGGGGATAACCCCGGAGGCATGGGTGTTACGGCGAAAAATTTCCCCGTAACCATTGAGGGCGGCTACGCCCTCCTGGATCCGGGCCCCGCCGGAGTCATTCAAACCAATGACTGGAACCCCGGTCTTTAAAGCTAAATCCAGAACCTTGCAGATCTTGGCGGCGTGCATCTCGCCCAGGGAACCGCCCATAACGGTAAAATCCTGGGCGTAGACATAGACTGGCCGGCCGTTGATGGTGCCGGAACCGGTAACCACCCCCTCCCCCGGGGTTTCTATGTTCTCCATGCCGAAATCAGTAGCCCGGTGGCGGACAAACTGGTCCAGTTCCAGGAAACTACCGGAGTCCAGGAGTAAATCCAGCCGTTCCCGGGCCGTATATTTGCCAGCGGCGTGCTGTTTGGCAATACGCTCCTCCCCGCCGCCGGTCACTATCCTGGCGCGTCTGGCTTCCAGGTCCGCCAGCCGGGCCGTTATGTCTTCCATAATTCAGCTGTCCCCCTTACTATTCCTTACCTCCTTATATTACCAGGTAATAAGGGTTACTTGCAAGTACCTGGTGGAAAAAGATTAAATCTGCAGGCTATAAATCATGCTGGAAATGGTTGTAACCTCCCGGCTTTAGGGCCATCCGGCGGCCCTTCTGTATAAGGCTGAGGCCCTCTGCCGCCGGGACGATGCGGCCAATGGCCGTTACCGGCGTCCCACAGGCCCGGTTCACGGCTTCCCAGATAGCTTCAACCCTGTCCGGGCGGCAGGTCAGCAGGAGCTCAAAGTCTTCGCCGCCATAGAGGGCGTATTCCAGGGGGTCCTTATGATAGATCGCAGCCAGTTGCCTGGTAGCCGGGGCTATGGGTACGGCTTCGGCTTCAAGGATTAACCCCACCTGGGAAGCAGCAGCCAGGGTATAGAGTTCGGCCACCAGGCCGTCGCTGATATCGTCGGCCGCCGTAAGCCCACCGGCTGCTAGGGCGGCCCTGATTTCCGCCACCCGGGGCGAGGGCCGCAGGTGGCGCTGGCGGGCCCAACTGACGGCCGCTTCTGGAGCTGGCTGGGGCGCCAGCAGGGTATCCAGACCGGCGGCCGAGCCGCCTAGGTCACCAGTCACCAGCAGGATGTCTCCCGGCCGGGCGCCATGCCGGTACAGGCAGGCTACGGCTTCGACCCGGCCCAGGATGGCCAGGTTAATGACCATCGCCCGGGGTGAGGAAACGGTGTCGCCGCCGACGATGTTCACCCCGTAACGTCGGCCGCATTCCCGTAAGCCGGCGTAAAGCTCGTCCACGAATTCCACCGGCTGTTCCGGCCTTAAGCCCAGGGAGACCAGGGCCTGTTCTGGTATACCACCCATGGCTGCAATGTCACTTACATTTACGGCCATGGTTTTGTAGCCAATTTCCCGGGGCGTGGCCGTGGCCAGGGTAAAATGGACATCCTCCACCAGCATATCAGTAGCCGCCAGGGTCAGGTAACCCGGCTCCGTCTTTAAAACGGCGGCATCATCACCAATACCCATGACCACTCCAGCCGGGGCGACAATGGCCCCGGCCTTCAAGCGTTCTATGAGTCCGAACTCACCCACTTCTTTTAGTTCCAAGGCTCACAACCCACTCCTTTTCCCAGCTACTAACATATTGCCATAACTAAAGGACCGGTGCAAGCCTTTTAGCACCGGTCGGCCGGGGTTAGGTTTTTTTGGAGCAGGGCCAGGATCTCCTGCAGGCGTTCCTTAATGAAGGCGTCACCAGGGTCAAGTTCCCGGGCGGCCCAGTAACAGGCTACGGCCGGGGCGAAACGGCCATGGTACTCGTGGATAACTCCCAGGGCCAGTTGTGCTTCCAGGTCCCGGGGGTCGTTTTCCACCCGCCGGAGGTAGCTCAGATATTTCTCCTCATCCTCCAGGAGTTCCTGCTTAAAAAAGGCGCTGCCAACTTTAACACGCTGGCCGGCGCCTTCCTGAACCTCCAGGGGGCAACTGGCGCTAAAAAGGATATTGCGATTAACTAAAGCCCGGCGTAAATAACGGCAGCAGGCACAACGACCGTCAAAGCCCCGGCCCTGGAGGCGCAATTCAAGAGCCTCCAGGTTGATACTGGCATAAGTGGGGATGCGTACCCGGGCGAGTTGCAGGTAGTAGCTGATAGTCTTGATTTCACCGGCGTGGCGGGGCTGCAGGCTTATCCGACAGGTAGGCGGTGTGTTTTGTGTGGTGATCATTACCTCTCCCCCATTCTTCTCTTACATCCTATGGTTATAGGGGAGAGAAAATGACCGGATTAATCATCGGCCGTGGGAATCGGCAGGGGCTGGCCCTAATTCCAGCATCCGGGGTAACCAGTTTAATTTAGTGGCCAGTTGCAGGTATTCCTTTTCCCTGGCCCCCAGGGCTACCAGCACCGCCTCCAGGACGTTGGCTGCCGGGCTAATGCCCTGGAAGGTTGGGGTGGTCGTCAACAGCCTGGAGGCACCACACCGGGCCAGGAGCTCCCGGTCGGCAGGGTTCGTGCCGCTGGTAATAAACACCTGGCCATCCAGCCGCCGGGGCAGGTTATGGCGGATAAAGTGCCAGTCCCCGGCAATGATCCTGGCCCTGGCGTAGAGGTGCTGGAAGCGGGGACGGGGATGCTCCTGGTGGGGGCCCAGGGGGTAAAGGTAAGCCAGGGGCAGGCGGGCCAGGAGGGGCATGGTTAAATAACCCAGGCGGGTAAAGGTGGGCAGGCTTACGGCCAGGGGTAGTTTTAAACCGAAGGCGGCATCCCCGGCCAGGGTGACATAGCCGGCCTGCTGTAAGGCCCGGGCCAGCCAGAAACGGTCCAGGACGGAAACCACCAGGGCCGGGCTCCCGGCCGGTAAGGGAGGGAGGAACTCTACCGCTGTGATCTCTACCCGCCTTTTCCAACCGGAGCCATCAACCAGGGGCGTTTTCCACACCTGGCGGGCCAGGTATTGACCTAACGGGCAGGGGTAATCTTTGCCGGCGAGGTGATAAAAGAGATTGACGCCCCCCAGGCCCAGGGCGTCAACCCGGCCGTCAAGCTCCCTGAGGCGATGGGCGGCTATCTCCGGCCGGCCGTCGCAGCCGTAACGCTCCAGGAGTACCTGCTCTCCTTC
Proteins encoded in this region:
- a CDS encoding Fur family transcriptional regulator; this translates as MEEQLNAICQKLQQSEYKVTPQRQFILKTFLEHATEHLSAEDVFSIVKSQHPDIGLATVYRTLELLADLDVLTKINFGDGRTRYELGQHEAHHHHHMICLGCGRVQEFDADLLESLENLLTQKNGFLITDHQLKFYGYCRECAAKSKDQSEPGSI
- a CDS encoding acyl-CoA dehydratase activase: MQPCYLGIDVGSVSTNVVVITEAGEVLSSLYLRTHGQPIQAVKDGLRQTAAALPGDIKINGAGTTGSGRTLAGAIIGADIVKNEITAHAVAARLEVPEVQTILEIGGQDSKIIILRQGVVTDFAMNTVCAAGTGSFLDQQAARLGIPIEHFGDMALKSHNPVRIAGRCTVFAESDMIHKQQMGHNTEDIIGGLCEALVRNYLNNVAKGKEILPPIVFQGGVAANAGIRAAFARALKEEILVPRHFAVMGALGAALLARDYVAKHPGTKFKGFEVSEEDYQARSFVCQGCSNLCEIVNIEADGQLIARWGSRCGKWDTLGE
- a CDS encoding 2-hydroxyacyl-CoA dehydratase; translated protein: MKKVSFAHMGYSYLGFKQLVEDMGFEAIVPANPSPATLDLGVQYAPEFACIPFKTVLGTYLEVLNRGAEMIITSGGVGPCRAGLYGLLHEKILRNLGFKFEIFVFDPPLTGLGSFFGKLRRVLKEAHLSWPAFIEVIRRAWAKLRLLDELEQLATVTRPYELQRGATTRTFKECLAIVDRARSLKEIAAASEECRQLLKAVPRDDSRRPLRIGIVGEIYVLLEPFMNQDIEKTLGEMGAITNRSIYLTNYTTTDVLAHGTEDVRQAAHPYLNQFIGGHGQNSIGETILYAKHGFDGVVQLAPFTCIPEIVAKSILPRVSRDFNIPVLSLTIDEQTGRAGVETRLEAFVDLLRQRREQMEAKSHAALLPGY
- a CDS encoding acyl-CoA dehydratase activase-related protein, translating into MSLHIGFPTALIYYSHFPFWQAYFNRLGAEVVTSPPTTKAILDDGAREAVADACIPIKLYHGHVLALKDKVDALFIPRMVRINRYATFCPKFLGLPDMVRATLGKLPPLIDLQVDAGRNLWGLWPTCRGVAEILGFSRRAAWAAYREGTRHQQAFQGLLLKGYLPLQALAKLRGELVEPAARQPGALNLAVLGYPYQVYDGYISLNIIAKLKKMGVNIRTLEMIPPDRLYQLSRQLPRRLFWHFSNLVVGATSYYLRQGDLDGIIHVTAFGCGPDAMVDKIMELDIRNYTRGQLPFMSICIDEQTGDAGMNTRLEAFVDMLLQRRGNR
- a CDS encoding TIGR04086 family membrane protein, which encodes MPRAILTGLLWSLLTGLLLALVAGLLLYFTPLSEGLLPLLASIILALSVFGGGLQAARLAAARGFAQGMGVGLSFFLVILALGWTATPLFLAAAAKKLGLCLLAGAMGGVAGMAGR
- a CDS encoding helicase C-terminal domain-containing protein — protein: MLPQTYVVLDVETTGLDPARDKIIEIAAVRLEEGGITGQFQTLVNPGRPIPPAIERLTGISDAMVRQAPPLTEVLPGLLELFHNAVPAGHNGSFDLAFLNQVLGQDWHPPLLDTLTLSRILFPCLASHRLDYMSQHLGLEATGHHRALADVLTTARLLETLWEVTRTLDRNLLTNFLALAPPGLQPWFQAALAGEAPANHYEVAAAGLFAPAAGSSPHPGSVPDFNVDDLVAMLAPGGLLAGHIAGYEYRPQQVAMLRAVAAALADNHYLTVEAGTGTGKSLAYLLPAIYWACSQQKRVAIATHTISLQEQLWEKDLPRLREILPFPFKAALVKGRSNYLCRRKLRDFQDNPPGGEEGRLLALRVLRWLHLTTSGDWSEMKLTPEEEGLKFALAADAETCAGSSCPFNEGCFFNAARRQAEGANILILNHSLLLSDVRLNNQVLPDYPYLIIDEAHHLEEAATEHLGSNVSQAACEFFFRRLGKGDQPFTFLGRARNLARRLPPEGNPGLLRFLGDMDITVNAALAGWQGFWVNLGRLSAAARWEETGYTLRFTNHLKETPAWDNLLVAFGNLEENLCGLANRLKRLSELLDAAGAPEMAADAANFGDTVAQYSYDLGQILDADPDTTIGWVEKNSHDQYILRSAPLEIGPLLAELLFSRKQAVILTSATLTVNNNFTFYHQQTGLQELPEDRVTSCQVASPFDYQSQALVCALKGLPNPGQLRDADYARAIAPVLTAVCPAVDGRSLILCTSHRFLREVYELLSTSLAGSGYTVLAQGIDGSRSRLLEEFSQTPRAVLLGASSYWEGIDLPGDLLRCVIIPRLPFPSPGQPIMAARTEHLAARGQNAFATLSLPQAIIRFRQGFGRLIRRTSDRGVLVVLDRRLLSQRYGRYFIQSLPPVTLAEVEPAAAPHRIKAWFPD